A stretch of the Vibrio stylophorae genome encodes the following:
- the yciH gene encoding stress response translation initiation inhibitor YciH: MSDSQLVYSTETGRIVPEKAKPVREKGDGIVRIQRQTKGRKGKGVCLVTGLDLDDTALKLMAAELKKVCGCGGAVKDGVIEIQGDKRDQIKAYLEKKSYTVKLAGG; the protein is encoded by the coding sequence ATGAGCGATAGCCAACTCGTATATTCAACCGAAACTGGACGCATTGTTCCTGAGAAAGCCAAACCTGTGCGTGAAAAGGGCGACGGAATTGTTCGCATTCAGCGTCAGACAAAAGGTCGTAAAGGGAAAGGCGTTTGCCTAGTGACTGGTTTAGATTTAGACGATACCGCCTTAAAGTTAATGGCGGCAGAACTCAAAAAAGTGTGCGGCTGTGGCGGCGCGGTGAAAGATGGTGTGATTGAGATTCAAGGTGATAAGCGCGATCAGATCAAAGCCTATCTTGAGAAAAAATCTTACACCGTGAAATTAGCCGGCGGTTAA
- a CDS encoding GDSL-type esterase/lipase family protein, producing the protein MEKDQLIILFGDSLTEWGQWHEQFGSVSLVNLGIAGDTVANMRHRMHRVPALKPARVLVMAGINDLIQGASVMRVIEHYDEILKYWHAQGLAVHVQSVLYCGAQFDALNEQVTLLNEGLAELARRYHFQYVDVASNLCPQKVLNARHTYDGVHLTPSAYTLWAQDIAPLVRQRVTA; encoded by the coding sequence ATGGAAAAAGATCAACTCATCATCCTTTTTGGCGACTCGCTAACAGAATGGGGCCAGTGGCATGAACAGTTTGGTTCAGTCTCACTGGTCAATTTAGGTATTGCGGGTGATACCGTCGCTAATATGCGTCACCGCATGCATCGCGTTCCTGCCCTTAAACCAGCCCGCGTATTGGTCATGGCTGGTATTAATGATTTGATTCAAGGCGCAAGTGTGATGCGCGTGATTGAACATTATGATGAGATCCTCAAATACTGGCACGCACAAGGTCTAGCGGTTCATGTCCAATCCGTACTTTATTGTGGCGCACAATTTGATGCGCTCAACGAGCAAGTCACGCTACTCAATGAAGGGCTTGCCGAGCTTGCACGCCGTTATCATTTCCAATATGTCGATGTGGCAAGTAATCTCTGTCCACAAAAAGTTCTAAACGCAAGACACACCTATGATGGCGTCCATTTAACACCGTCAGCGTATACCCTTTGGGCGCAAGATATTGCGCCGTTGGTTCGCCAGCGCGTAACGGCGTAA
- a CDS encoding type I restriction endonuclease: protein MDLIDKLHELSSRIQRQKASVQTEEAAKTAFVLPFLQALGYDVFNPSEVIPELNADHGVKKGEKVDYAIKLDGKIVILIECKPVGAELEKKHAAQLYRYFSVTESRFGVLTDGIRYLFYSDLEKDNCMDDRPFFEFNLLQFGENEVEELKKFNKNSFDLDTIISTASNLKYHKALVSEIRAEFEQPSEDMVKLLTSRVYNGRITQQVKEQFSELTLKAMKDYVRARVNERLKSALDTDLVEQHAVEINTDSEDIAVAESPDSSGIETTSDELEGFRIVRAIGAEFVDPERIVMRDAKSYCAILLDDNNRKPICRLHFGKTKMSVTIFALNNETKVEIEKVTQIYQFRSLIQDAIHQYEQKEEFA, encoded by the coding sequence ATGGATTTAATCGATAAACTGCATGAACTTTCGAGTCGTATTCAACGTCAGAAAGCCTCAGTTCAGACTGAAGAAGCAGCAAAAACAGCATTTGTACTACCTTTTTTGCAGGCATTGGGATATGACGTTTTTAATCCTTCGGAGGTGATTCCTGAATTAAATGCAGATCATGGCGTCAAGAAAGGCGAAAAAGTGGATTATGCGATTAAGTTAGATGGAAAAATTGTTATTCTGATTGAGTGTAAGCCTGTTGGCGCAGAGTTAGAGAAAAAGCATGCTGCTCAACTTTACCGCTATTTTTCAGTGACTGAATCGCGCTTTGGCGTCCTAACTGATGGGATTCGCTATCTGTTTTACAGTGATCTTGAAAAAGATAATTGCATGGATGACCGACCTTTTTTCGAATTTAATTTACTTCAATTTGGTGAAAATGAAGTCGAAGAGCTTAAAAAATTCAATAAAAATTCGTTCGATCTCGACACCATCATCAGCACGGCGAGTAACTTAAAATATCATAAAGCGCTTGTATCTGAGATTCGCGCTGAGTTCGAACAACCATCAGAAGATATGGTCAAGCTCTTAACAAGTCGAGTCTACAATGGACGTATCACTCAACAGGTAAAAGAACAGTTTAGTGAATTAACCTTAAAAGCAATGAAAGATTATGTGCGTGCTCGGGTCAATGAGCGACTTAAATCTGCGCTTGATACTGATCTAGTTGAACAACACGCTGTAGAGATAAATACTGACTCGGAAGATATCGCGGTAGCAGAAAGTCCTGATTCGTCAGGTATAGAAACAACTTCAGATGAATTGGAGGGTTTTCGAATTGTACGAGCGATTGGTGCAGAGTTTGTCGATCCAGAGCGGATCGTTATGCGTGATGCTAAGAGCTACTGTGCCATTTTGCTAGATGATAACAATCGAAAACCAATCTGCCGTCTGCATTTTGGTAAGACTAAGATGTCAGTAACCATTTTTGCATTAAATAATGAAACAAAGGTCGAAATTGAGAAGGTAACTCAAATTTATCAGTTCCGATCATTAATTCAAGATGCAATTCATCAGTACGAGCAAAAAGAAGAATTTGCATAA
- a CDS encoding DUF2726 domain-containing protein, producing MFEIILLLIVGGCVLLLVPKKKGHRISRIVQQGEHDDGKKFIVGESNPHSVPHTKQSHLATPNEQNFHQALRQVLPPEYSIHCQVSLMALVKPVHFKDNSKTWSKRMDFVIADADTKVLAVIELDDSSHQKLKRQERDHYVNQALEGHHPLVRFSSRQFYDPAYIANALEGQTDIKCSQKIELSYS from the coding sequence ATGTTTGAAATAATTTTATTACTCATTGTTGGCGGTTGCGTTCTATTACTCGTTCCCAAAAAGAAAGGCCATCGCATTTCGCGGATTGTTCAACAAGGCGAGCATGATGATGGTAAAAAATTCATTGTCGGCGAATCGAACCCACATTCAGTACCACACACAAAACAGAGTCATCTTGCGACGCCGAATGAGCAAAATTTTCATCAAGCACTTCGCCAAGTACTGCCGCCTGAATATAGTATCCATTGCCAAGTATCTCTGATGGCCTTAGTCAAACCAGTTCATTTTAAAGACAACTCAAAGACCTGGTCTAAGCGCATGGATTTCGTCATCGCTGATGCGGATACTAAAGTGCTCGCAGTCATTGAACTCGATGATTCATCGCATCAAAAACTCAAACGACAAGAGCGAGACCATTATGTTAATCAAGCGCTTGAGGGTCATCATCCCTTAGTGCGTTTTAGTAGCAGGCAATTTTATGACCCAGCATACATCGCCAATGCATTAGAAGGTCAAACAGATATCAAATGCAGTCAGAAGATTGAACTATCTTATAGCTAA
- a CDS encoding DUF3653 domain-containing protein, whose protein sequence is MITDNWLFRFYTCGLSVEQTAKLCCRSVRTVKEWDAGKPIPTELKKLMALDSGRDLSYSHVDWKGWRIQRGMLILPCGRTVRPDQIEHALDVVRLG, encoded by the coding sequence ATGATTACCGATAATTGGCTTTTTCGTTTTTATACCTGTGGTTTATCGGTAGAACAGACAGCTAAACTTTGTTGTCGAAGTGTGAGGACGGTCAAAGAATGGGATGCAGGAAAACCTATTCCTACAGAGCTTAAAAAGTTGATGGCACTCGATTCTGGTCGTGATCTTTCATATTCGCATGTTGATTGGAAGGGATGGCGAATACAGCGTGGTATGCTCATTCTGCCTTGTGGCAGAACGGTGCGACCTGATCAAATTGAACACGCTCTAGATGTTGTGCGGCTTGGTTAA
- a CDS encoding PIN domain-containing protein, with product MTTSSKDYGAILVDTSIFDAHGLRLEKGFLGKLHQFKDSEIEYLFPDVIKNEVQNHLEKKVKVSRSALEKALNDAGDHLFFDGSELNDAKSLLIDSKEIEGIAKSRVDNFISNSGALVLECGEYVSVSDLLQKYFKNESPFAATGKKKNEFPDAIILMAVDAWAEEHGIEVLAVAKDGDWENYCKDSEYIDYTEDFSDALSKFNKATAPFAFLSTLIEACDNHEAGEFMEKIRERVSAYFDGFTPDQEADSFLYWEPEGCNGWLSDFELADSNFKIVDHDEDYIVLEVSANITIEAEGEFSFSQYDSIDRDYVYLGGVTATAEEEFTSEILITITGDLTGELSELDIDDVEVVDPIKSIDFGTIEPDYGDYD from the coding sequence ATGACAACTAGCAGTAAAGATTATGGTGCAATTCTAGTAGATACTTCTATTTTTGATGCGCATGGTTTAAGGCTTGAGAAAGGATTTTTAGGTAAACTCCATCAGTTTAAAGATAGTGAAATTGAGTATTTATTTCCTGATGTAATAAAGAATGAAGTCCAAAACCATTTGGAAAAGAAGGTAAAAGTATCTCGAAGTGCGTTAGAGAAAGCGCTCAATGATGCAGGTGACCACCTGTTTTTTGATGGCAGTGAATTAAATGATGCCAAATCTCTACTAATAGACAGCAAAGAAATTGAAGGTATTGCAAAAAGTAGAGTTGACAACTTTATTTCTAACTCTGGTGCATTGGTTTTAGAATGTGGCGAGTATGTGTCAGTTTCTGATTTGCTGCAGAAGTATTTTAAAAACGAATCCCCATTTGCTGCCACGGGCAAGAAGAAAAATGAGTTTCCTGATGCCATTATTTTAATGGCAGTCGATGCTTGGGCTGAAGAACATGGAATAGAAGTTTTGGCTGTAGCTAAAGATGGTGATTGGGAAAATTATTGTAAAGATTCTGAATACATTGACTACACGGAAGATTTTTCTGATGCCCTGAGTAAGTTCAACAAAGCCACAGCTCCATTTGCATTTTTGTCCACTTTGATTGAAGCGTGTGATAATCATGAAGCTGGTGAATTCATGGAAAAGATTCGTGAAAGAGTATCGGCATACTTTGATGGTTTTACTCCCGACCAAGAGGCGGATTCATTTTTATATTGGGAGCCAGAAGGGTGTAATGGGTGGTTAAGTGACTTTGAGCTAGCTGACTCAAATTTCAAAATCGTAGACCACGACGAGGATTATATAGTTTTAGAAGTTAGCGCAAATATCACTATTGAAGCCGAAGGTGAATTTTCATTTTCTCAATACGATTCAATAGATCGTGATTACGTATACCTAGGTGGGGTAACAGCAACTGCTGAGGAAGAGTTTACATCAGAGATTCTAATAACAATCACTGGTGATTTAACTGGAGAGTTATCTGAATTGGATATTGATGATGTTGAAGTTGTTGACCCAATTAAATCCATCGACTTTGGAACAATTGAACCAGACTATGGTGATTACGATTAA
- a CDS encoding zonular occludens toxin domain-containing protein → MLFGYSGLPGSGKTLNCVVDICSNGDYAGRQVFYHGIPVLLLDYEMCRSFTGWFYGVYFLKNRGNSALLRVLKKVHDQDRFAELDDFPYLQSEYEKFEPMELWLYWVRRCYTREHLKKLDECIAVLGVDEAALTFEQCKHLNLHWNRFDDANKWFELPHESLIMIDEVQNIWPTRAAGAKIPQAVEEVAEHRHKGWDLYYVSQNFGDCDVFLRRRMGRFVHFEPVTGSNVKRFSANKFIAAENDAALKAVGSDSKQLNKHFFGVYLSSIKHTHKFKLTAKTRKMLMLGAFGLSLIAYSGSKLYARFTEGGQDTAQQVEQPSVQTSAVSQDSKPDDRLQYIERYQARFAVLPWSAPIYDELTKEPLNYPDLVCIDSQTKCACYTQQGTYTHLELENCRTIARGGLFDPFAQKLDSDFERVGGQVISTGGK, encoded by the coding sequence ATGTTATTTGGATATTCTGGATTGCCAGGGAGCGGCAAAACACTCAATTGTGTGGTCGATATCTGTAGCAATGGTGACTATGCAGGCCGCCAAGTCTTCTATCACGGCATTCCTGTGCTGTTGCTCGATTACGAAATGTGCCGCTCATTTACCGGATGGTTTTACGGGGTCTATTTCCTTAAAAACCGAGGTAACAGCGCCCTGCTTCGTGTGCTGAAAAAGGTGCATGACCAAGACCGATTCGCTGAGTTAGATGATTTCCCCTATCTGCAAAGCGAATATGAGAAATTCGAGCCCATGGAGCTTTGGCTCTATTGGGTTCGCCGCTGCTATACCCGTGAGCATCTCAAGAAACTCGACGAGTGCATTGCCGTCTTAGGTGTTGATGAAGCCGCACTCACCTTTGAGCAGTGCAAGCATTTGAACTTGCATTGGAATCGTTTCGACGATGCAAACAAGTGGTTTGAGCTGCCGCATGAATCCCTCATCATGATTGATGAGGTGCAAAATATCTGGCCGACTCGCGCCGCTGGCGCCAAGATTCCTCAAGCCGTTGAGGAAGTAGCTGAGCACCGGCACAAAGGATGGGATCTCTATTATGTCTCTCAAAACTTTGGTGATTGTGACGTTTTTCTTCGTCGCCGCATGGGTCGCTTTGTCCACTTCGAGCCTGTCACTGGCTCCAATGTTAAGCGATTTTCAGCCAACAAATTCATTGCCGCCGAGAATGATGCCGCATTAAAAGCGGTTGGCTCTGACTCAAAGCAACTGAACAAACATTTCTTTGGTGTGTATCTAAGCTCCATCAAGCACACCCACAAATTCAAACTCACCGCCAAAACACGGAAAATGCTGATGCTCGGTGCATTTGGCTTGTCGCTTATTGCCTATAGTGGCTCAAAGCTATATGCCCGCTTTACTGAAGGCGGTCAAGATACAGCGCAGCAAGTTGAGCAACCGAGCGTTCAAACAAGTGCTGTTAGCCAAGACTCCAAGCCTGACGATCGCTTGCAATATATCGAGCGCTATCAAGCGCGTTTTGCTGTGCTGCCTTGGTCTGCACCCATCTATGACGAGCTCACCAAAGAGCCGCTTAACTATCCCGATTTAGTGTGTATCGATTCCCAAACCAAGTGCGCTTGTTACACCCAACAAGGCACCTATACCCATCTTGAGCTAGAGAACTGTCGCACCATTGCCCGTGGCGGCCTCTTTGACCCATTCGCTCAGAAATTAGATTCAGACTTTGAACGCGTTGGCGGCCAAGTGATTTCTACCGGAGGTAAATAA
- a CDS encoding DUF2523 domain-containing protein, translating into MPPLLVGFIGSLVGAGLIRSLVVHAAVSLGFTVALSVGMFAMTDKLVSYVQANMSGIPADVAAIAQMLGLDVVINIVISGIFWGAMIKGWINRKGAGKRYHPVWRKPGTGYMEA; encoded by the coding sequence ATGCCTCCACTTCTCGTTGGTTTTATCGGCTCACTTGTTGGCGCGGGTCTGATTCGCTCCTTAGTCGTTCACGCAGCTGTATCACTTGGTTTCACGGTTGCTCTGTCTGTTGGCATGTTTGCGATGACCGATAAGCTTGTTTCTTACGTTCAAGCCAATATGTCAGGTATTCCCGCCGATGTGGCTGCAATTGCACAAATGCTCGGCTTAGATGTCGTTATTAATATCGTGATTAGTGGCATCTTTTGGGGTGCGATGATTAAAGGTTGGATCAATCGTAAAGGTGCAGGTAAGCGTTATCACCCTGTATGGAGAAAGCCCGGCACTGGTTATATGGAAGCCTAA
- a CDS encoding virulence factor TspB C-terminal domain-related protein, whose translation MTYYNHNNVACDVESLTQEAYTYNPEYAKPPYHIEALANAATPPDGYGGRTYCVQGEDNSGRLVVIKRWTYYSNCPEGQEPVYPSTECSGENPDPNPDPDKPNPEACKALAGTSAGGRFWPNTGSIPDLCVAGCEVVPSGGLWDTPDTAGSYDSKYTGATCQSTPTPPTPSPDPDPLPDPDKPAPTPDPDTPETGTPPSPDVDPDKPSGEDSTSTDIINTILGLNRDINEALNALHKDFNANAKKSLDAQHKNNDLTETTNDLLHDQMKQAKGISDRETSLSVAQHDRMHGAVVDGAVTVANAVSQQGDAITAAIDSLGDKIDGGTEPPSGGGSSGSCDVEFSCDSEEDPVACAQLKLMYENSCISPELAALRGSIDAMLESTPYDQIDGEAMGEEHDLSNLDPKYLNGAGVKLGAGGCPAPKTIGLSGASYTIDYAPVCHIATSIRPIFILIFGWLPAILIVGRAVTA comes from the coding sequence GTGACTTATTACAATCACAATAATGTGGCTTGTGATGTTGAGTCGTTAACTCAAGAGGCTTATACATATAATCCTGAATATGCCAAACCGCCATATCACATTGAAGCGCTGGCAAATGCAGCTACGCCACCCGATGGCTACGGAGGAAGAACATATTGTGTTCAGGGTGAGGATAATAGCGGCCGTTTGGTTGTTATAAAACGTTGGACATATTATAGCAACTGTCCTGAAGGCCAAGAGCCTGTTTATCCATCGACAGAATGTAGCGGTGAAAACCCCGACCCAAATCCCGACCCTGACAAACCGAATCCAGAGGCATGCAAGGCGTTAGCAGGGACAAGTGCTGGCGGCCGCTTTTGGCCAAATACAGGATCTATTCCTGATTTATGTGTCGCGGGTTGTGAGGTTGTTCCTAGTGGTGGCTTGTGGGACACACCGGATACAGCTGGTTCTTATGATTCAAAATATACAGGTGCTACGTGTCAAAGTACGCCAACACCTCCAACGCCATCACCAGACCCTGACCCACTGCCTGACCCTGACAAGCCTGCGCCTACGCCTGACCCAGACACGCCAGAGACAGGAACGCCACCATCGCCAGATGTTGACCCTGATAAGCCATCTGGTGAGGATTCCACTTCAACAGATATCATCAATACCATTCTTGGGCTCAATCGCGATATCAATGAAGCGCTGAATGCGCTGCATAAAGATTTCAATGCAAATGCTAAAAAGAGTTTGGATGCGCAGCATAAAAATAATGATTTAACCGAAACAACCAATGACCTGCTGCATGACCAAATGAAACAGGCAAAAGGTATTTCAGACCGTGAAACATCACTGTCAGTCGCCCAGCATGACCGTATGCATGGCGCTGTTGTGGATGGCGCGGTGACGGTAGCGAATGCAGTAAGCCAACAAGGTGATGCCATTACTGCGGCTATCGATAGCCTTGGCGATAAGATTGACGGCGGCACTGAGCCACCTTCTGGTGGTGGTTCATCTGGCTCTTGTGATGTTGAGTTTTCATGTGATTCAGAAGAAGACCCTGTAGCCTGCGCTCAACTCAAACTCATGTATGAAAATTCCTGTATTTCACCTGAGCTAGCGGCTTTGCGCGGAAGCATTGACGCCATGCTTGAAAGTACGCCTTATGACCAAATTGATGGCGAGGCCATGGGTGAAGAGCATGACCTTTCCAATCTTGACCCCAAGTATTTAAACGGCGCTGGTGTAAAGCTTGGCGCTGGCGGTTGTCCTGCGCCGAAAACGATTGGCCTTTCTGGCGCGTCATACACCATTGATTACGCCCCTGTTTGTCATATCGCGACAAGCATCCGCCCTATTTTCATCCTGATATTTGGTTGGCTGCCGGCAATTTTGATTGTTGGCCGCGCCGTAACTGCATAA
- a CDS encoding major capsid protein encodes MKNFKKVVKFGAASLAVVGGHAMAAATDATTALAGVDAGQADITSIGWAMVGLCIVVAVFRYMKRAA; translated from the coding sequence ATGAAAAACTTCAAAAAAGTAGTGAAATTTGGTGCAGCTTCTCTGGCTGTAGTTGGTGGTCACGCAATGGCTGCGGCAACTGATGCAACCACCGCGCTTGCTGGTGTTGATGCAGGCCAAGCCGATATTACATCGATTGGCTGGGCTATGGTCGGCTTGTGTATTGTCGTCGCCGTGTTCCGCTACATGAAACGCGCTGCGTAA
- a CDS encoding replication endonuclease yields the protein MSQLTQCIDSATGQSYSAHFVPALNAHAVLSKAEYQAAIAHTGNAYDELGLGGFADHHMSDSFRNCSLSASQQRSDALNDQINGITLSNNHKTRLTNWRKNLYSLTRRCRDFGPHMVSAFESIAERQGFHAAMRQIQDAHDRLRENNLNYTLDAHEIRDLAKAKARAHRLATARIPDVQAKFLKVQSLLADLGLSFPTPQNDIPLEPLINRACCEDWLRRQIRRVYLARVESVARDLQLINKAQSPYCSAFGLEQIKARSVDSERALTNTVLYKEDDPSTWFTLYELAAKSVSNPTIRRAEMFVRLRAFEEIAKESGHVAMFYTVTAPSRFHVYRGDDVNPNWLEAGKPSVLDTHEHLMGVHKNFGRELSKLDIKIYGMRIVEPHHDGTPHHHMLYFMRAEHQKTVTSLLRRYALQDSPTEKGARKYRFKSVRIDFKRKRGSAVGYVAKYLSKNIDGAHIESDRVTDKSGKDAAASVVAFARLNGIRQFQFIGGPSITAWRELRRFRNEFKEDDALLIQNGFTKEEHFALETVRRAADEGDFKTFVMACGGVFVSRKDIAARPLYFKRLDLDGLVRQTRYGDEMAAQIVGITMLGKRLPTRFANWKFANKKAFIRGVRAIMGGVKTVFETLEEELEYHLMQQEEFERMQDEIAFLLDVPAMKPAWMYSGEIYGAPPEFWGDPLCGSPESGALDLCQ from the coding sequence ATGAGCCAGCTCACCCAATGCATCGATTCAGCCACTGGCCAAAGCTATTCGGCTCATTTCGTGCCAGCGCTAAATGCTCACGCAGTTCTAAGCAAAGCTGAGTATCAAGCGGCCATTGCCCACACTGGCAACGCTTATGATGAATTGGGTCTTGGTGGTTTTGCTGACCACCACATGTCGGATTCTTTCCGCAACTGCTCACTAAGCGCATCGCAGCAACGCTCTGATGCACTCAATGACCAGATTAATGGCATCACGCTATCAAACAATCACAAAACACGCCTAACCAATTGGCGTAAAAATCTCTATTCGCTCACGCGTCGCTGTCGTGACTTTGGCCCTCATATGGTTTCAGCATTTGAGAGCATCGCTGAGCGCCAAGGTTTCCATGCTGCGATGCGGCAAATTCAAGATGCGCACGACCGCCTACGCGAAAACAACTTGAACTATACGCTTGATGCCCATGAGATTCGTGATTTAGCCAAGGCAAAAGCACGCGCACATCGCCTGGCAACGGCTCGCATTCCAGATGTTCAAGCCAAGTTCCTCAAGGTGCAGTCACTTCTTGCTGACCTTGGTTTGTCATTTCCAACCCCACAAAATGACATACCACTTGAGCCGCTTATCAATAGAGCTTGCTGCGAAGATTGGCTGCGCCGCCAAATTCGCCGCGTTTACTTGGCTCGCGTTGAGTCGGTTGCCCGTGACCTTCAACTGATTAACAAAGCACAGTCCCCCTACTGCTCGGCGTTCGGCCTTGAGCAAATCAAGGCGCGCTCAGTCGATTCTGAGCGCGCTCTCACCAACACTGTGCTTTACAAAGAAGATGACCCATCCACTTGGTTCACGCTTTATGAACTGGCGGCCAAGTCCGTTTCCAATCCAACCATTCGCCGCGCCGAAATGTTTGTACGCCTGCGCGCCTTTGAAGAAATCGCCAAAGAGTCAGGCCATGTTGCGATGTTTTATACCGTGACCGCGCCAAGTCGCTTTCATGTTTACCGTGGCGATGATGTAAACCCCAATTGGCTCGAAGCAGGTAAACCATCCGTGCTGGATACGCATGAGCATTTGATGGGCGTTCATAAGAACTTTGGCCGTGAGCTAAGCAAGCTGGATATCAAAATCTATGGCATGCGTATCGTTGAGCCGCACCATGACGGCACACCGCATCATCACATGCTTTATTTCATGCGCGCCGAGCATCAAAAGACAGTGACAAGTCTGCTTCGCCGTTATGCCTTGCAAGACAGCCCAACGGAAAAAGGCGCTCGCAAGTATCGCTTCAAATCAGTGCGAATCGATTTCAAACGCAAACGCGGCTCAGCCGTTGGCTATGTCGCCAAGTACCTGAGTAAGAACATCGACGGCGCACACATTGAAAGTGACCGTGTCACAGATAAAAGCGGTAAAGATGCAGCAGCATCTGTGGTGGCTTTTGCGCGTCTCAATGGCATTCGCCAGTTTCAATTTATTGGTGGTCCCAGCATCACCGCATGGCGCGAGCTTCGCCGCTTTCGCAATGAATTCAAAGAGGATGACGCGTTGCTCATTCAAAACGGATTTACCAAAGAAGAACACTTTGCACTTGAGACCGTTCGCCGCGCCGCTGATGAGGGTGATTTCAAAACCTTTGTGATGGCCTGTGGTGGCGTATTTGTCAGCCGCAAAGATATTGCTGCGCGCCCTCTTTACTTCAAGCGCCTCGACCTTGACGGCCTTGTTCGTCAAACCCGTTATGGCGATGAGATGGCCGCGCAAATCGTCGGTATCACCATGCTTGGTAAACGTCTCCCTACGCGCTTTGCCAACTGGAAATTTGCCAACAAGAAAGCCTTCATCCGTGGCGTTCGCGCCATCATGGGCGGTGTAAAAACTGTCTTTGAAACCCTTGAAGAAGAATTGGAATACCACTTGATGCAGCAAGAAGAATTCGAGCGCATGCAAGATGAAATCGCTTTTCTATTAGATGTTCCAGCCATGAAGCCAGCTTGGATGTATTCCGGTGAAATCTATGGTGCGCCTCCCGAATTCTGGGGAGACCCGCTTTGCGGGTCCCCAGAATCGGGAGCCTTGGACTTGTGTCAATAA
- a CDS encoding 3'-5' exonuclease yields MNIYLDTETTGLDDNAEIIEISIISESGHVLLDTLVKPSQTVSAEATAIHGITDADLVGAPTWPEIKIAFFISLSNPIITRRVHLAMQAYMEQSK; encoded by the coding sequence ATGAACATTTACCTCGACACTGAAACCACAGGTTTAGACGACAATGCTGAAATCATTGAAATCAGCATTATTTCAGAATCTGGCCATGTTCTTTTAGACACCTTGGTGAAACCTTCTCAGACTGTATCCGCTGAGGCCACTGCAATTCATGGTATCACTGATGCAGATTTGGTGGGCGCCCCTACGTGGCCTGAGATTAAGATCGCGTTTTTTATATCCTTGAGCAATCCAATAATTACTCGCCGCGTTCATCTTGCAATGCAAGCGTATATGGAACAATCCAAATGA
- a CDS encoding DUF3693 domain-containing protein, producing MYQSKLLDAYKKAQNYIQDKQIAHDLNVDASRVSEMRKGKRYISDSEALFLADGAGIDPQLALLGCHADRNDNPHIKGLWESIAKKWNSQGLQALAVVFGAGTLTYIEFALHRLC from the coding sequence ATGTACCAAAGTAAGCTGTTAGATGCCTACAAAAAGGCTCAAAACTACATACAAGACAAGCAAATCGCACATGATTTGAACGTAGATGCATCTCGAGTTAGTGAAATGCGCAAAGGTAAACGCTATATCTCTGATTCTGAGGCACTTTTTCTTGCTGATGGTGCAGGCATTGACCCACAGCTTGCGTTGCTCGGTTGTCATGCTGATCGTAACGATAACCCGCACATCAAAGGGCTATGGGAAAGCATTGCAAAAAAGTGGAATAGCCAAGGATTACAAGCGCTCGCGGTAGTTTTTGGCGCTGGCACCCTGACCTATATTGAGTTCGCATTACATAGATTATGTTAA
- a CDS encoding class I SAM-dependent methyltransferase, with product MGISFAEPERLTLIFDADNRQEWQNTSAILEQLSLCHSDIIADIGAGTGYFSQLFSEQAHKVYAIDREPNMVTYLQNRFDAAETMAEVVPILSTDENPHLPDDANVIFIANTYRFVHQRPTFLTALKAQSMENARYMIVDFKGSHARVSPEQACEEVEHAGFRITHFDRITCPDHYILQFTR from the coding sequence ATGGGAATTAGTTTCGCAGAGCCAGAGCGCCTTACATTAATATTTGATGCAGACAATCGCCAAGAATGGCAAAACACCTCTGCTATTTTAGAACAGCTATCACTGTGTCATTCTGACATCATTGCTGATATTGGTGCTGGCACGGGTTATTTTAGTCAGCTTTTTTCTGAGCAAGCCCATAAGGTCTATGCCATTGACCGCGAGCCGAACATGGTGACTTATCTTCAAAATCGATTCGATGCCGCTGAGACAATGGCTGAGGTGGTTCCTATCCTTTCAACCGACGAAAATCCACACCTGCCTGATGATGCCAATGTGATTTTTATCGCCAATACCTATCGCTTTGTGCATCAGCGCCCTACTTTTCTTACTGCGCTAAAAGCGCAATCCATGGAAAATGCGCGTTATATGATTGTCGATTTTAAGGGAAGTCATGCCAGAGTGAGCCCAGAACAAGCTTGCGAAGAAGTTGAGCATGCAGGTTTTAGAATCACGCATTTTGATCGCATAACTTGCCCCGACCATTATATTTTGCAATTTACGCGCTAA